The nucleotide window ATACCCATCTGTAACTCTGCCTCCAGTTCCTGGTCGAAAATCCTCCTAGCCTCGGCCTTCAGTTCAGCTAAGAGCTCCTCTACCCTCCTTACCTTCCCTTCCTCAACTAACTTCTTGGATAGGGAAAGCATGTGCGAAGTAGCCCAGCTCAGGTTAACTGCGGTGGGCCTGGAGGAGTCTAGGACAGACTTAGCCTTGAACAGGGAGCCCATCGCCTCCTCTAGGCTTGAGGACTTGAGTATAGCGGTGATCATTCCATATGCTGCTGTTATGCCTATGGCAGGCGCCCCTCTTACCTTCATGGTCTTAATGGCATACGCTACCTCCTCTGGAGTCCTGACCTTCACGAACACAGTTTCAAAGGGAAGGGCGCTTTGGTCGAGGAGAACCAATGAGTTGTCTTGTTCCTCCCATGAAATAGGGATGAGCTTCGGCTTAAAGATCTCCTTGAGCTCGTTGAGCGAGGGCATGGTAAATAAATGGACTTATGATATAAAACATTTTGTCATCTGGACCATTTCATGTTGAGGTCTAAGCTTCAGTTAAGGTTTACCAGTTGACAACCCATGGAAGTACTCGTTGAGTCAGGAGTGCTCAAAATTGTACAGAGTAGACCAAATTGAATTTGTTTAGAAGGCGATTTTCCACAGAAAAATTTTATTTAAAAGTAACTGGAGATTATTTTTATGACAGATTTTGATGTGATCGTGATCGGAGCTGGCGGAGCAGGTTACACGTCAGCCTTCGAATTGTCCAGGGGAGGACTCAAGGTTCTCATGCTTGACCCCAAGGGGGTGCTAGGGGGAAACTGCCTCTATGAGGGTTGCATTCCCTCCAAGACCTTATGGTACGGTTCCTCTTTTTTGAGTAAGGCAAGGAAACTCCCTTTCCTGAAGCTCTCAGTTGACTTTTCAAAGGTCGTGGAGTGGAAGGACAAGGTTCAAGAACTCAGGTTCAGGCAACACGATGAAGAGCTAAGGGAACACCAAAACGTAACTTTCTTGGCAAAGGACGGCGTCTTACTAGACACAAATCACGTGAAAGTTGAGGATAAGGCCTTCAGTGCCAAGTGGATCGTGGTAGCAACGGGAGCCTATCCGTTTGTCCCGGAAGGATTTCAGGACGGAATTACTACCCATGAACTCCTTAAACCTGGGACTACGTTCAGGGAAGTCCCGGAGACCTTAGCCATAGTTGGGGGAGGGTACATTGGGGTGGAGATGTCTTCCATCTTCGCCAAGTTCGGCTCTAAGGTAACCCTTTACGCTTCCCACCTTTTGAACGTCTCTGAGGAGATCCAAGGATTGCTTGAGGCCAGACTGAAGGAATTGGGTGTGGAAATAGTGAAGGACAGGAGTAAGGGGGTGAAAAGGGACGGGGACAGGAAACTAGTGGTCACAGAAAAGGAGTCGAAGGGATTCCAGGAGGTTCTGGTGGCAGTAGGGAGGAGACCCATGACTTCTCCGGTCTCAGGCGTTTTGCCCTTAGGAAAGAAGGGGGAGGTCCAAGTGGATTATGGGATGAGGAGCTCAGTCCCTAACATCTTCGCCCCCGGAGACGTGAACGGGAGGCACATGCTATTCCACGTTGCGGTACTGGAGGGATGGGTTACAGCACAGAACATCCTTGAGGGAGGGAGAGAGGTGGTTGAGATGGACTACAACGCGGTGCCCTATGCAGTGTACAGCGACCCGCAGGTGGCGTGGACAGGGATGTGGAAGGAAGACGCAATGAAATTAGGATTTAACGTGGAGGTAAGGAGGTATGACCTCTCCAAGGACTCCAGAGCACAGATTGATGGAGAACCTGAGGGGTGGATTGACATAGTGTTGGAGAGCGGAAGCAGGAGGCTATTGGGGGCTCAGGTAGTGGGCGAGGACGCTGACCTTCTCATAGGAGAGCTTTCCCTGGCGGTAGGTCAGAGACTCACTAGCTACGACCTGTCTAGGTTTAGCCAACCCCATCCGACCCAGCTTGAGGACATAACAACGCTCATGAGGAGGTACTAAGTCAGTCTTCTAAAGTTAGAAGGCGAGATCCTTTGAACGACTCCGTGGATCGGTTTTAAGTGTGTTCATCCTTATCATGTGGAGGGCTGTTTTTAGGTTTACCCAGATTGACTGGGGCTTACCTCAGTGTATCGAACAACAGGATGCCAAGCTTAGGCGATTTCCTGCCATTAGAGTTTACAAAGTAGGGAAAGCCTAGCCCTGGCGGGGAGGAGGTCAGCTGGTAAAAATTTAGTGTCAATCAAACGCCTTTTCCACACTAAGGCTGTCACTGAGGCTCGTTAAAAAGGTTCGTTTAAGTCAACTCTCAAGAGTTAGATTGAAGACATGTTTAATAACTCAGAACCAGACGAAATCTTATGTTCTGGAGAAAGAAAGATAAGAAAGAGAAGGAAAACCGTAAGATCCAGGACGACGAGCCCACTAGAGAAATAAGAGTTGACCCTGATAGCACCGAGTTTCATGAGTTCGATGAGCTGTTTGACAACCTTACTAGACTGACCGAGGAAATGTTTAAGACAGTAATGGATCCCAACTCTGGGTTCACTACCTACACCAGGAGGGTGACAATGGGTCCTGACGGAAAACCTAGAGTCGAGGAATTCGTAAATGGCACTCCAGTGGGTCAAGTTTTGCAGGAAGGGGACGCTGAAGTACCAGACGTGGAGGTCGTTGAGTCAGGGGATAAGGTCATAGCGACCGTGGAGGTTCAGGGCTCCTCTAAGGAACAAGTTAAGGCGACTCTGAAGAACAACGTCAAGCTCATAGTTGAGACAAAGGGTGGTAGGACGGAGGTCAACCTCCCTGGACCTGTGGAACCCTTGTCAGCTAAGCTGAACAACGGTGTACTAGTTTGCACCTTTAAGAAGAACTACTCCAATTCCGAGCAGGTCATAAAGGTAGAATAAGTCAAATTTTGACAACCCTTTTCCCGTTCTCCAGGATCATACTATCCGCTGTCACGGTCAGAGGCACGTATGGGTAATGACTCCCGAAGACCAACTTATCCTTCGGGAAAGTCCCAACCATGTCCTCCGGAAGAGATGAGGTGTCCCCAAACACGTTAGGTAACCTCATGAGCTCCTTCGCTTCCATAACGTAATTGGGGTACCCTGAACCTAGGAGAACAACAGTGAGTTTAAACTCCTTCAGGACATTCGAAAGGTGGTTCGGATTTCCCTTTCCTCTACCAGTGTAAACGAATAGAGGTAAATCATGATCCTCAGCGAACTGGTAAACTTCCGTTGCGTCCTGAAGGTGGAAATCGTGGTTTATGGGGTTCAAGACTATTCCAACAATCCCCCTGTCCAACTGTCTGCCCAGCTCAACTTTGGCTGGAACCCTACACCTAGGGTTATATATGCCTAGTTGTAGGTAGTCCTTTCCCTTGTTCCATAGATACTGTTGATAAAAACCGTCCACGCAACATTGACAAGAGTACTTGTACGCGGGATTGAGCACTACGAGATCAAAAATGTCTTTAGTCTCTCTTCCAACCACTCCCCTAATTCCCAAATGCTGATGCAGGTCAATCTTCAACGTTTTCCGTAAAAATTTTGTTTCGGAATTAGAAAGCCTTTCGTATCTTTCAGTCCCTGTAGTTCCTGGGTCTTAAGGAGAGGAGGTCCTTCATCTAGATAATGGGATAGCGAGTTTTAACGTATGTGGCAGAGCTCAAACAGACCTTCATAATTACATAGTACTTTAAAACCCTCATAGATCACGCGGAACTATGATTGTCATGGACAACGTATCTTGAGAAATCCTTAAGTATTACACATGAGAGTATACATTATGCAAAAACTTGTCCTCAAGAAAAGGGAGGAAAGGGTAGAGGAAAAGGAGACAGTCATAGACTTCAGGGATATGAACCTCAGAGGTCTAGACTGAATGTTGAAAGAAGAGGATTTTTTAGATTTCCAACACTACACGAGGTATAGGTTAGCTCAGAGGCTGAAAAGGAAGGTTCTAGAGATAGGGGAATATAGGTTATACCTCCTAGGTGGGCAGTCTAGGAGAGGGGATGCCTACGTCATGGGGCGGGACTCCTCGACCGGGAAGTACTTCGTAATGCAGGTCTTCTCCAGCTTTCGCTACCTTGACAAGGGGCCGGAACAGATCACTGAGAGGGATCTTCGAGCCATGATGGGCTTTGACTATCATGCCTACGAGAACTTCAAGTACAGGGACGGGATAGTCATCAGGTTGCAGGGAGACCTCGTGATGAGAGTGGAGAGGTCCTTTGAACGCACTAGGCTCTCTGAGAGCGACGACCTATGGTTTCTCCCATCCTTTACCCTGCTGATGAACCAGTTCATTAGGGATAGGCTGTATCAGGAGCCTGATCTGGTACGGTTGGAAAGGTTAGTAACAATTTACTCGGAGATCATGAACTTCTTGACTGGATCAGTCCTCCCAAGGGAGTCCTTGAGGAAGGTTCTCTCCATAAAGAGGGAACTAGAGTCTAGAATTTCCGAGATCTCAGAGTTTCCGACCGTGGAGGTTAAGCTTAGAGTCCGGACTAGGAGACGCCCCAAGGATCGCGGGGAGAAGGACAGTTCCGGGTTTCCGTTAGTGGAGATCGAAAACGTTACCAGGGATAATGATTCAGAATGGCTGGGGAATAGACTTGGGTCAATTATATTCGTGGACGCGTATAGCCCAAACGTTAAGATGGCTAACGTTAGCTTCCTAGACGTAAATAGAGGTCTAGATATGTATAGGAGGGACCTGGTTAAGAGGTACAGGGAGGAGTACGTTGAGTTCATCAAGTCCAAGGAAGAGCGGTTGAACATCATGTTGGGTCACTACACAACGCCACACTCTGTGAGGATGAAGGGAGTGTACATTAGGGGTTCCATGAGTCCCACTGTTCTAGTGTTGGAGCCAGGGAGTGTAACCTTGACCCATCCAGAGCACGGAACGGAGGAGTACTTCATCCCTAAACCATCCCTGGTCAGCTTCGAGCTTATGGGTAATAACATGAACTTTTTCTGAAGGGTAGTACCATACCTGACTCTCTCGACCGTATAATGGTAAAGGAAGGACAAGCCTCGCCCTTTGTGGAGGGAAGTTAGCATTGTGAGGTAATGTCAACTGGACGGACTGTGCCAGGCGGAATAGGTTGAAAAAGGGAAGATAAACCCCGACTTTCAAGGTTATGTGAAGGTCTCTAAATGACGGAAAAGTCCTCGCTTCATAAAACGACTCCCCTATGCTCAACTTAGTAAAGATGTGGGTCGGAGCGATCGCTCATGCAATGCGAGAGGAATGCGTCTGAGCGGTAGTAGCTGGGCTATTCCCAAGCAGCTACCGACAGAAGAAACCTGGGACGTTAGCACGCACGACACCAAAGCTGTGGAGCGAAGTGGACTTCGAGAGGAGGCAGTAGTCCTTCCAGGACAAGAGAGTAGAGTTCAAAGGTACCTGAGACAAATGCGGCGAGGAGTACAAAGGCGTATTAGGCTAAGCTAATACTCAAGCTGTCCTACTGATGGACAACCAGGCCTGGTCATCCTTCTTTCCTTGCTGAAGCAAAGGAAAAACCTTCCACCCTTCCCAATAAAACCGTTGCATCAGATCTACTTCGGCCTTCGAAAAGTGTTTATGACTCCTCTCATTAGTTTAAGTATGATAGATTTTCACTTCCACGCCCCCGTGAAAGAGTTCCTCCAATACTTGGGGGAATATGCCGAGTCAGCCATTAGGTACTTCAACGCCAAGGTTGAGCTGAGGGACCTCAAGGAAACCCTTGACCAATTCAACTCCCTTGGAGTGGAGAGGTTTGTGGTCCTTCCCATAGACTCGACTTCCTTCCTTGGAAGGAAGATACCCAACGAACTGGTAAATAGGATCAGAGATGATAGGGTGATCAAGTTCATATCCGTCGATCCTCTCAAGGCTAACTCCCTGGAGGAGCTAAAAAGGTACATCAAGGAGATGGAACCTGTAGGAGTTAAGTTTCACCCTCAGCTCCAGGGGTTTCACCCATTAGACGAGAGGGCGCTCAAGTTGTACGAATACCTTGACAGTCTCGGAACGGTCGCAGTATTTCACACAGGTACTTCAGGTATAGGTGCAGGGGTTAGGTCTGGAATCAGGCTCGACTACGGGAGACCAATCTATCTAGACGAAGTAGCTGTTAGGTTCCCGAATCTTAAGATAGTTATGGCGCACTTCGGCTGGCCGTGGACAGAAGAGGGAATAGCAGTTGCGCTCCACAAGCCCAACGTGTACCTAGATCTGTCAGGTTGGGCACCCAAGTACATACCTAAGGTATTATGGGACAACGTAAAGAGGCTCCAGGATAAGGTTCTTTTCGGATCTGACTTCCCCCTCGTTAGCCCCGAGAGATGGCTCAGGGAGTTCAACGAGTTAAACATACCTGGAGATGTTAAAGACAAGATCCTGAGTAGTAACGCCAGGAAGTTGGTGGAAAGGTAAGGGGGACAACTGGCAAAGGGAGGACAAGCCTCGCCCTTAGGAGATGCCAGTTGGATGCAATAGTTTTACCACTATGTTTTCAACTTCAACTGAATTCCTCCTTGTCTGCGGGCCCGTACCGTAGACTGCAGTACTGGGTCGGATGACAGGCAAAAAACGGACTTAAGTAGTCTTCTTTGACCCACACTACTCCTCTACTCGCTGCCATAAATGCGGTAAAAAGATGAAAGAGGCTGCCCACAGGTATTCCCGCCGTCCATACTGTTATGAGGTTGGCTGCGACGTCACCGCAGTCATGGACCTCTATGGGAGGGATCTGAGCCTCTCGACTACCACAACTGATGGATGTGACTCCATACCGGTGGGGGGGGTCAAGACAGCCTGTCCCTAAACTCTCCCGGAAGCTTCTTCACATTTTTGATGAGGTCGTTGAGGTCTTCAAGGGAGATGGATGAGACGGTTAATGAGTTAGCTGTGTCTACTAACCACTTACCTTCTTTAGCGAGTCCTCTAAGACGTCCCTAGCTCTCTTGTGGTGAGACCTTATCCTGCGTAGGACCCTGTCCTCTTTCCACTCTTCTCGTACTTCTGTAGGGACTCAGCTAGCGACTTGTTGTGGTGGGCGTCCTCCAAACGTGTTGGGATCTTGACGTACTTTTCGTCGCCTTTACCTACAACTAGTTCAGCCATGATGTCGACTGCGACACTGTCTCTAGCTTTAGGCCATTTCCAGTCCTTCAGGATAGTGACCTTCAAGTACGCTTTACCATCCCTCAGCGCTGACCTGGCCTCCATCACTTCCCAGTCCTTGTACTCCGATAAGTCCCTTGGATAACCTTCTATATGTATTGCGCCGACTCCCGCTACCCTTAAGCTCATCTTGTTGAAGTTAGTTGAAAACGGTAGGACTGGGGTTAACCACATAGAGACGTTAAGTACACTCGGGTACCTACCGCGTTTAGGGTTGTTTAACCATGACTTGTACTTTGCGATTGCATCTCTATGGCAGTCTTGGGCGACTTTAGACGGTAGGACGACTTCTCTCGGTGTTCAGTAATTACCTTTGTGTGTATCTTTTACTTTTAACAACTTCTTTGGCTTGTTCTCCCTTAACCAGTTGAGGATGAAACGTAGGCCTTTTCCATAGTTTGAGACAACGCTGAGCAGAAAGGCGGTGGGGGAAACCTTTATTGGAACTGTGGCTCTGGTTCCATTCCCACTCTTTTTAGCCCTTACGCCATAAATAGAAATAGAAAAAAAGTCTATGCCATTTGCCATCCCGCTGGGCGAGGCTTTCCCTACTTTGTAAACAACACGGCGTAGTTAAGCTATTGACTATTATTATAGTCTAGATCTTTTTGAAAGCCCTATTCCATGATTCCCCTATTCTCTAATTTCCACTTGGTTACTGTAGCGAAGCCGTAGTCAGCAGTTTCCGTGAGACCATTAAGTCTATATAACCTGGAATGTTGAGGACTTTATATACTGCAAAGGCAAACGTGGGGTCTTGCCCCAGATGTGGGCCTGTATCCCGAAAGGCTGGCAAGGCATATGAATAGTCCAAGATGTGCAGGTTCCCCCACTTAGATAACATACCGTCTAGGTGGGTCTGGGTTTATCCCGCTAATGGGGCGGGGGAGGATGAAGGAAAACCTGCTCGACTCCCGTGAAGCCCAAGGGTTGAGGATTGATATCAAGTATGAGATCCGATGAGACCCAAACCCCTTAAGGGAGGAGTTATGAGTTTAACTTTTAGAGGAAGCTCAGAATCTACTTCTCCTCGGTTATTCCTCTCACTCTCCATCCATGCCTTAGGAGCTAGGCTTTCCTCTGTCATCCTGAAATTCAGAGCTTGAAGAGGATCCTTTCCTTGAAATTCCCCACTAATAGTGAATAACACTTTTAGGTAAATAAATTGATTTATTTTATGATGATATTCAGACAGCTCATATCTAAAACGGGAGGGTGTGTAACATACGTTCTAGGTTGTACTCAGGCTGGTGAGCTCATAGTCGTTGATCCAAAGTTAGATATGGTGGACCAAGTGCTTGCTCTATCGGAGGGCCTTAAGATGAGGATATCCTATATAATTGATACGCATACCCATGCCGATCACGTTTCTGGATCTAAGAAGCTCTCGGAAATCACCAAGGCTAACTTGTACATGCATGAGGCTACGAAAGTCAAGTTTGCAGAGAAGGTACGAGATGGCGAGCTTATAGTTGCTGGTAATACCAAAATTAAGTTCATCCACACCCCGGGACATACCCCTGACAGTGCTTCCCTTTTGATAACTGATGTGAGGAGAGGCGACGAACCTTGGGCTGTCCTCACTGGGGATACCCTTTTCGTCGGTACAGTAGGAAGGATCGATATTGTTGGGGAGAACGCGGCTGAACGCCTCTTTGAAAGTCTGCAGAGGTTGAAGACCTTACCGGACTACGTGGAAGTTTACCCTGCACATATATCTGGTTCTGTATGCGGTTTCGGCCTTAGCGGTAAACCTTCATCTACCATAGGCTTTGAGAGGAGATATAACACCTTGTTTAGGTTGGAGGATAAAGAGAAATTCGTGAATAACTTAAGGTCCGCTAAGGCCTACAGACCAAAGGAGTTTGATGACAATATAAGGATGAACCTTGGTTAGCGCATCAAGTTGCGTTCAACTACTCCATATAGTTCAACTACTCCATATAGTTGGTCGTACAACTTTAGAGCTATAAAATGCCACAGGGGTTTGGCTTTCATCGGATCTCATACTTGATATCAACCCTCAACCCTTGGGCTTCACGGGAGTCGAGCAGGTTTTCCTTCATCCTCCTCCGCCCCATTAGCGGGATAACCCCGACCCACTTAGACGGAGTACCGTGTAAGTGGGGGAACCTGCACATTCTCAGGTAGATGTTCAATGACGCGTTCAACTGCCTGTCTAGTCTGGACCCACACCTCTAGCATTCAAAGGCCTTACCTACCTTTCGGGATAGAGGTCAGTTGTTCAACAGGACTACTGCACGACCTCAGGTTCACTAGGGACGTATATAAACCTGGACGAGTTAAACGAAAATTTGAAATGTTCTATTGAATGGACTATACATCCTGGACAGCTCTCTACGGTGAGGTAACTCTCATCTGTGAAGATGACGCTTACCTCATCGTCGAATATTAAGTATTTAGCTCCAATTGTGTCGCTTACCCTGATGTCACCTCTTAAATTTTTCACTCTCTTAACGTCTCCTTGGTCTACAACGAGCGTCAGGTCCCCTTGGAACCTCTCAAGGGCCTTCACTAGCCAGCCAGGAATTCCACGATAGACTCCCTTAATCGTCTTTGACTCGGAGATTCTGGTCTTAATGAAATTCATTACCTGCCTCCTTCCTTGAATAACTCCAGGGTTCTCCCCTCTTTTTATCTTAACAGCATTACGGATCTCGCTCTTTATTTCGTCAACCTGATTAATCACGCTTTCCTTGTAATTTTCAAAGCTTAGGTTTGGATCAACCAACCTTATTCTCTTCGGCCTAGAGTTTATCACCTTCACAAACCCTTTCTTCTCTAGCCTTGATACTACTTCATACGTCTTTTGGTAAGGAACACCAGACACCTCAGAGAGGGTTTTCATCTTCGTTTCACAGAGGCTAACTATGGCTGAATAAACCTTGCTCTCGTAATTGGAGAAACCTATCCTCACCAGTTTCTCCTCCAATTCACCACTCATGGTGAATAATTCTAATCTATTTCTTAAAAGGATTCATCATACATGAAAATATCTTTTCACGTTTTCACGGTGATGGTCTTTCTCACTGGACTATTCTTGGGAGTACTTAGGCTAGCGTATCCAGTTATTGAGATCAACTCCTACTCATATGTCCTTTACTCCCTCATAGTGTTCGGGGTCGTTAAGTCCATAATGAACTATGTTTCTGGCCACCTCTCGGACTTTATTGGAAGAAAGAAAGTCCTCCTTCTTGGATGGTTGGCAGCATTGCCCATATCAGTATTTGGTCTGTTCAGGAGCTCCGAGGTCTTGATTTTACTTACAGCTTTTCTGGGGGTTAACCAAGCCCTCACTTGGACGACCACTGTTACGTCACAGATAGACCTCACTGGAAAGAAAAGGGCAGGTTTGGCTGCTGGATTTAACGAGACTTTCGGATATTTAGGAGTTGCCCTTGGAAACTTCATCGCGGGAATTCTTATCGAAAGTGAAATCTCCCCTTACCTCTTCCTGCTCTTTACCTCGCTACTGGCACTCTCCATAGGTAGCTCTGTAAGGGAAACTAAGCCAAGCCAAGGCGTTACCTCTAGGCTCAGCCTCACATCTCCCCTATTAATTGGAATGGCTGGGCTCCTGGAAAAATTTGTTGATGCGTTCTTTTGGGTTCTGGTTCCCCTCTACCTGTATCTAGAGAAACAGAGTCCTCTGGAAATAGCCACTATAGTTACAATATATTCCATGAGTTGGGCTAGCCTTCAGACACCAATGGGGCACATCAGCGATGTGAGGGGAAGGACTGGAATCATCTTAATTGGGTTTACCTTAATGTCTATTGGGGTAGCGTCCTTTCCGCTCAATTATTACCTATCAGCCTTGATTTCAGGAATTGGGATGGCCATGGTTTATCCAACTCTGATTGCCCTCGTTAATGACGATGCCGACATCGCTGTTAGGGGGAGGGCTCTGGGAGTTTATAGGCTACTGAGAGACGGCGGATACGCCATTGCCGGGTTGTTCTTCTTCTTTACTTACCACACCCCTTCGTGGTCAATCGTGGTTGTAGTTATGTGTCAAATCCTGGCAATGATTACAATCTCATGGCGTTCAAGGATAAGGATTTCTCAGAAGATTGACCTGTTAAAATCCAAATTATTCTCAAAAGGAAACGGAAATTACCGAGGTTGGTCTTAGAGTTCCGTCGAGGGGCAGAGATCCTGTAACTCTAGCTCCCGTAAGCTAATTCCTTAGCCCTCTCTAGCACCTTAACTAACATTTCATTGGTCAACCTCCCTGTGTTTACGTTCCTGGGACTGGGGTGGTAGGAGCCTAAAACCCAGACTCCGTTTATTAGGACTTGAGCTCCATGGGAGAACTTAGCGGATGGAACAACGTAACCTAGGCCTCGAAAGGCATCCAGGAGAGAGTCCCACGCTAGCTTGCCCAAGGCTACGTAGACTCTAACGTTTTTAAGTAAAGTTATCTCCTCCTTCAGGTATTCCAAACAGTTCTCAATCTCCTGCCTTGTTGGTCTGTTCTCAGGAGGGGCACACTTCACAGCAGAGGTAATGTATACCTTAAGCACCAGCCCGTCATCTCTCGACTCTGATGTCGGTTTGTTGGCTAAGCCAGTATCATGCAGGGCCCTCGTCAAGTTGTTGGCGCTCCTATCTCCAGTGAACATCCTCCCAGTCCTGTTCCCTCCGTGTCCTGCCGGAGCTAGACCGACTAGAGCTATCCTGGAGAATGGATCACCGTTAGGGGGAACAGGTCTTCTCCAATAACCTTGGGGAAAGGACTCCCTATACTGGACTAGCCTGTGGCACTTTCTACAGGAGACTAACCTGTTAACGAAACTTTCCATGTGGATGTGAGAGTTAGGAAGATCAAAAGGTTTCCCTAGGACTGAGGACAATTTGATGACTTCACAAAGGAAGCCTCGCCTTTGGGGAGGAAGTCAGTTGTGAGGGACACGTAATAGGTTAGAATTAGCTTTAATTGAGGAATCGAGCTCTTCTAAACAATGCAGAAGAGAAGCCCCTTCGTGGAGCATCTAAACATTAACGTGGAGGAAGTTAGGGATGGATATGCAAGAGTTTCCTCCATTGTCTCAGAGGTTCACCTCAACACTCACGGGAGCGCCCACGGTTCCTTCCTTTTCGCCTTGGCTGACACTGCCTTCGAATACGTGAGCAACTTCTCGAGGGACTCCGTAGCCCTCCACATGGACGTGGACTTTAGGAGACCAGCGTTTAAAGGAGAGAGGGTAACCGCTGAGGCCTACCTAGAGAGCTCAGGGAAGACAACCTCTTTG belongs to Metallosphaera tengchongensis and includes:
- a CDS encoding TrmB family transcriptional regulator; its protein translation is MSGELEEKLVRIGFSNYESKVYSAIVSLCETKMKTLSEVSGVPYQKTYEVVSRLEKKGFVKVINSRPKRIRLVDPNLSFENYKESVINQVDEIKSEIRNAVKIKRGENPGVIQGRRQVMNFIKTRISESKTIKGVYRGIPGWLVKALERFQGDLTLVVDQGDVKRVKNLRGDIRVSDTIGAKYLIFDDEVSVIFTDESYLTVESCPGCIVHSIEHFKFSFNSSRFIYVPSEPEVVQ
- a CDS encoding uracil-DNA glycosylase encodes the protein MESFVNRLVSCRKCHRLVQYRESFPQGYWRRPVPPNGDPFSRIALVGLAPAGHGGNRTGRMFTGDRSANNLTRALHDTGLANKPTSESRDDGLVLKVYITSAVKCAPPENRPTRQEIENCLEYLKEEITLLKNVRVYVALGKLAWDSLLDAFRGLGYVVPSAKFSHGAQVLINGVWVLGSYHPSPRNVNTGRLTNEMLVKVLERAKELAYGS
- a CDS encoding Hsp20/alpha crystallin family protein produces the protein MFWRKKDKKEKENRKIQDDEPTREIRVDPDSTEFHEFDELFDNLTRLTEEMFKTVMDPNSGFTTYTRRVTMGPDGKPRVEEFVNGTPVGQVLQEGDAEVPDVEVVESGDKVIATVEVQGSSKEQVKATLKNNVKLIVETKGGRTEVNLPGPVEPLSAKLNNGVLVCTFKKNYSNSEQVIKVE
- a CDS encoding MFS transporter; the encoded protein is MKISFHVFTVMVFLTGLFLGVLRLAYPVIEINSYSYVLYSLIVFGVVKSIMNYVSGHLSDFIGRKKVLLLGWLAALPISVFGLFRSSEVLILLTAFLGVNQALTWTTTVTSQIDLTGKKRAGLAAGFNETFGYLGVALGNFIAGILIESEISPYLFLLFTSLLALSIGSSVRETKPSQGVTSRLSLTSPLLIGMAGLLEKFVDAFFWVLVPLYLYLEKQSPLEIATIVTIYSMSWASLQTPMGHISDVRGRTGIILIGFTLMSIGVASFPLNYYLSALISGIGMAMVYPTLIALVNDDADIAVRGRALGVYRLLRDGGYAIAGLFFFFTYHTPSWSIVVVVMCQILAMITISWRSRIRISQKIDLLKSKLFSKGNGNYRGWS
- a CDS encoding hotdog fold thioesterase; translated protein: MQKRSPFVEHLNINVEEVRDGYARVSSIVSEVHLNTHGSAHGSFLFALADTAFEYVSNFSRDSVALHMDVDFRRPAFKGERVTAEAYLESSGKTTSLYRILVKNSEGKVLAYLTALAYHLDGRN
- a CDS encoding MBL fold metallo-hydrolase, with the translated sequence MMIFRQLISKTGGCVTYVLGCTQAGELIVVDPKLDMVDQVLALSEGLKMRISYIIDTHTHADHVSGSKKLSEITKANLYMHEATKVKFAEKVRDGELIVAGNTKIKFIHTPGHTPDSASLLITDVRRGDEPWAVLTGDTLFVGTVGRIDIVGENAAERLFESLQRLKTLPDYVEVYPAHISGSVCGFGLSGKPSSTIGFERRYNTLFRLEDKEKFVNNLRSAKAYRPKEFDDNIRMNLG
- a CDS encoding dihydrolipoyl dehydrogenase, whose product is MTDFDVIVIGAGGAGYTSAFELSRGGLKVLMLDPKGVLGGNCLYEGCIPSKTLWYGSSFLSKARKLPFLKLSVDFSKVVEWKDKVQELRFRQHDEELREHQNVTFLAKDGVLLDTNHVKVEDKAFSAKWIVVATGAYPFVPEGFQDGITTHELLKPGTTFREVPETLAIVGGGYIGVEMSSIFAKFGSKVTLYASHLLNVSEEIQGLLEARLKELGVEIVKDRSKGVKRDGDRKLVVTEKESKGFQEVLVAVGRRPMTSPVSGVLPLGKKGEVQVDYGMRSSVPNIFAPGDVNGRHMLFHVAVLEGWVTAQNILEGGREVVEMDYNAVPYAVYSDPQVAWTGMWKEDAMKLGFNVEVRRYDLSKDSRAQIDGEPEGWIDIVLESGSRRLLGAQVVGEDADLLIGELSLAVGQRLTSYDLSRFSQPHPTQLEDITTLMRRY
- a CDS encoding amidohydrolase family protein, with translation MIDFHFHAPVKEFLQYLGEYAESAIRYFNAKVELRDLKETLDQFNSLGVERFVVLPIDSTSFLGRKIPNELVNRIRDDRVIKFISVDPLKANSLEELKRYIKEMEPVGVKFHPQLQGFHPLDERALKLYEYLDSLGTVAVFHTGTSGIGAGVRSGIRLDYGRPIYLDEVAVRFPNLKIVMAHFGWPWTEEGIAVALHKPNVYLDLSGWAPKYIPKVLWDNVKRLQDKVLFGSDFPLVSPERWLREFNELNIPGDVKDKILSSNARKLVER
- a CDS encoding amidohydrolase family protein, encoding MKIDLHQHLGIRGVVGRETKDIFDLVVLNPAYKYSCQCCVDGFYQQYLWNKGKDYLQLGIYNPRCRVPAKVELGRQLDRGIVGIVLNPINHDFHLQDATEVYQFAEDHDLPLFVYTGRGKGNPNHLSNVLKEFKLTVVLLGSGYPNYVMEAKELMRLPNVFGDTSSLPEDMVGTFPKDKLVFGSHYPYVPLTVTADSMILENGKRVVKI